The region AGCCGGTGACGAAGATTACTTCTCGCTCGTCGGTGGGGCGATGTTCTTCAGCCGCAGGTAGGTGGATAGCTCCGCGTACTGTTCGTTGTCATGCGAGACATTGCCCCAGGCCATGCCGATGCGGGAGCGCTTGCCTTTGCCTTGCGTCAGCATCTCGGAGATGTTGGCATCGGTCAGTGCGCCGTAGGCCTTGTCGCACTCGGCGAACGAGGCTTTGAGGCCCGCGACGATGGCGTCTTTTCCAACTGCTTCGGTGGGAACGGACGCCGGATCGAACTTGCCGCCGTTCAGCGTGGTGCAGGTGTGGAACTGCGCCTCGGTGACGTGATTCACGACGCGCGCGTAGGTGCGGATATCGGCTGTGGGCTTGTAGTCGTAGTCGGCGGCGGGCATCTTCTCCGCAGCCTTGATGACGTTATCCTTCACGCGGTTGTAGGTCGCCAGCACCTCGCTGGCGGGACCGGTGGTGACCGGCGGCGCGGGCATCGGCATGGACATCTGCTGGGCTGAAGCGGGCAGCGCCAAGGCGGGCAAGGCAAGGGCGGCGGCGGAGGTAAGGGCGAGCAGCGTGCGATTCATGAGTGACCTTTCGCTTACAACTCTGAGAGTATCCGTACCGGGATGATGGAACAAGCGATACTTCCGGCTTGAAAGCACAAACGGCTCACCCGAAAAAACATCTCCAGGTGAGCCGTCAGTGCAGAGCGCAACGCTACGACTTCTTCGCCGCCGCACGCTTGGCGATACGCGTCACCGAGCCGTCCGGCATCACGATGTACTTGTCGCCGGTCGTCTCTTCGATGTACGAGTTCTTGCTGCCGGTGACGAGCGTGACCTCACGCGCGTCAGTCTGACCGGGTGCCGTCAGGATGAAGTGCTTGCCGTCACCGGTGTCCTGGACCGGAGCTTTGGCCATGGGAGGCGGAGCGACAGGAGCAGCAGCGGCGATCGCCGGCGAAGGTGCCGCCGTAGGAGCCGAGCCCGTGAAGGCCGTGATCTGCCCGGTCTG is a window of Granulicella tundricola MP5ACTX9 DNA encoding:
- a CDS encoding DinB family protein — translated: MNRTLLALTSAAALALPALALPASAQQMSMPMPAPPVTTGPASEVLATYNRVKDNVIKAAEKMPAADYDYKPTADIRTYARVVNHVTEAQFHTCTTLNGGKFDPASVPTEAVGKDAIVAGLKASFAECDKAYGALTDANISEMLTQGKGKRSRIGMAWGNVSHDNEQYAELSTYLRLKNIAPPTSEK